One Cicer arietinum cultivar CDC Frontier isolate Library 1 chromosome 8, Cicar.CDCFrontier_v2.0, whole genome shotgun sequence DNA segment encodes these proteins:
- the LOC140919023 gene encoding uncharacterized protein has product MDNPLLLMDKTCVDTTKIFDTDQIFDSRDAVVKWAKEIGIKNKVTVIIRRSDIETEKYHSIARERVESAHWKLKLMLENSMSDLCKCWEAMNNMIRLQHKRIRASFQKSFYDEEHEHRNPFYQRLNTFVSTEAQRRIAEEYDKVEWVGTDKSICGCSLRRTYGLPCACELGQYKLMGEPIPLDSVHIQWRKLSMECELTQDTEDGSELDMSTEMNALWKRFRSLDVIGKRVLKSKVRELAFPSTSSICPPPEKVKTKGRVKKSKGMKPDGYDVYRDPSYFEHVNATYGEDIGSQPSQSKKRQASQSKKHPSQSSHSSKNLLLTQFPDIIQPYIDDIFDVAADGNCGFRAIALLLGFGEECWSLVRKRLDQEIVSHVTPYDRLFTGRIKEVRDSLMISGLGVQPMDKWLSMPDMGYVIATTYNIILVTFGLTFSMTFFPMRGSHSGSTKNDRICCIGFVNGNHWVPLKMKDGFPMPDIAPGWKQYRTNEATSWAIAYTGRLQHWGYLLGRLSRVTQNPPTEPVEAMSLDEP; this is encoded by the exons ATGGATAATCCACTACTATTAATGGACAAAACATGCGTCGATACTACAAAAATTTTTGACACAGATcag atatttgattcaaGGGATGCTGTTGTGAAATGGGCAAAAGaaattggtataaaaaataaagttaccgTTATTATCAGAAGATCAGATATAGAGACGG agaAGTATCATTCGATTGCGcgtgagag GGTTGAGTCGGCTCACtggaaactgaagttaatgttagaaaatagcatgagtgatttgtgtaaatgttgggaggctatgaacaacatgataaggttacaacataaaagaatcagagcctcgtttcaaaaaagtttttatgatgaagagcatgAGCACAGAAATCCATTTTATCAGAGATTGAATACATTTGTATCAACAGAAGCTCAAAGACGTATTGCTGAAGAATACGACAAAGTTGAGTGGGTGGGTACTGACAAATCTATATGTGGGTGTTCTCTGAGAAGGACATACGGATTACCTTGTGCTTGTGAATTgggacaatataaattaatgggtgaaccaattcctctagattctgtgcatattcaatggagaaaattaagcatggaaTGTGAACTCACTCAAGACACAGAAGATGGATCAGAGTTGGATATGTCTACTGAGATGAATGCCTTATGGAAACGCTTTCGATCACTTGATGTTATTGGGAAACGAGTGTTGAAGAGTAAAGTGCGTGAACTTGCTTTTCCAAGTACAAGTTCAATATGTCCACCACCTGAAAAAGTCAAAACCAAAGGAAGAGTGAAGAAGAGTAAGGGTATGAAGCCAGatggatatgatgtatatcgagacccttcttactttgagcatgttaatgcaacatatggTGAAGATATTGGTTCCCAACCCTCTCaatcaaagaagagacaagcctctcaatcaaagaaacacCCCTCTCAGTCatctcattcttcaaaaaatttgttattgacACAATTTCCTGATATTATTCAGCcatacattgatgacatatttgacgtggcagctgatggaaattgtggttTTCGCGCTATTGCATTATTGCTTGGTTTCGGTGAAGAGTGTTGGTCTTTGGTCCGCAAGAGATTGGATCAAGAGATTGTTTCTCATGTAACTCCATATGATAGATTGTTCACAGGACGCATTAAAGAAGTAAGAGATTCGTTGATGATATCCGGCTTAGGTGTTCAACCCATGGATAAATGGTTGTCCATgcctgatatgggttacgtgatagcgacaacatataatattattcttgtcaCGTTCGGTCTGACATTTTCAATGACTTTCTTTCCTATGAGGGGTTCACATTCCggatcgacaaaaaatgatcgcatttgttgtattggttttgttaatgGAAATCACTGGGTTCcg ttAAAGATGAAAGATGGATTTCCAATGCCAGACATTGCACCAGGTTGGAAGCAATATCGTACCAATGAAGCAACTTCTTGGGCAATAGCATACACAGGCCGTCTACAACACTGGGGGTATTTATTAGGCCGGTTGTCACGTGTTACCCAAAATCCACCTACGGAACCCGTAGAGGCAATGTCTTTAGATGAaccttaa
- the LOC101498140 gene encoding high mobility group B protein 2 encodes MPKATTKAKPAADNRLKRKGAGTGKKQSKKASKDPNKPKRPPSAFFVFMSEFRETFKKENPDNKSVAVVGKAGGKEWKSMSDADKAPFVALAVKKKEEYEKTLRAYNIGLTEAKNPSEEEGSDKSKSEINDDDEDDDEDDDE; translated from the exons ATGCCTAAGGCTACCACTAAAGCCAAACCCGCCGCCGATAACCG GTTGAAGCGCAAGGGCGCTGGAACCGGTAAGAAGCAGTCGAAGAAAGCTTCGAAAGATCCTAACAAGCCGAAGAGACCTCCAAGTGCTTTCTTCGTTTTCAT GTCTGAATTCAGAGAGACTTTTAAGAAGGAGAATCCTGATAACAAATCCGTTGCTGTG GTCGGTAAAGCTGGCGGTAAAGAATGGAAATCGATGTCTGATGCT GATAAGGCTCCTTTTGTTGCTTTGGCAGTAAAGAAGAAAGAGGAGTATGAGAAGACTCTTCGTGCTTACAATATTGGATTG ACTGAGGCAAAAAATCCTTCGGAGGAAGAAGGATCTGACAAGTCAAAGTCTGAAATCAATGATGACGATGAAGATGAT gatgaagatgatgatgagtaA
- the LOC101494027 gene encoding uncharacterized protein — MNYTIPLSASFGNSTEAFDDTVVTHILPQPAAESKRVLIIFRNGQIILWDIQESRCIFRTGGNVSQPLHNNETKKVSCACWVCPFGSKVVVGYSNGELFIWSIPSLTTGNGSASDCSSKNTPMFKFNLGYKSDKTCIESIKWIYAEGKASRLYVMGASNSMQVVLLNDHTETRTIKLGLYLSECCVDMEIISTSNEQSKNKQNSLILLGKSGHVYLYDDSLIERYLLHNQTKSTPSLPKEVMVRLPLADSSITTAKFISNTSNVFYSQDEYYRQILKNYPRLIPMETNQKDGINLSSANFSGFSNIKNLYITGHHNGAITFWDASCPFFIPVFQLKQQSEHDYSLSGVPLTELYFDINSLLLVSGDHSGMVRIFRFKPKPYTSNSFMSLTGGTKKGVDHVIQSVKLVKTIGSVICMNIDHSSKLLAVGSDQGNVSVIDIDGPSLLYQKHALSEISTGIISLQFITCSLYGFEKNILAVGTKDSSVLALDSETGNALSIGTVHPKKPSKALFMQVLDGKCEPITEKDNLDLREGNHIVDATTKNLYILMCSEKALYVFSFEHALQGIKKVLYKKKFYPSSCCWASTFYSTSDIGLILLFTTGKVELRSLPELSSIVKTSIRGFTHSPPKSKSFSDSQICCSSRGDLVLVNGDQEISVVSLLVQRNIFRLLDSVGCIYNKERMLSQEELVPNPVIPKEKKKGIFNTVIKDFAGSKEKHMPFKEKEDPKGSIQELSAIFSHANFSLDANNTVDENQLELSIDDIDLEDHREIRKEQSLLGALNKMKLAGKYQALKGRVREMKGNNQRVPEKEEQQDEKAGAVNQIKKKYGFSSSSNVTCVTKSAESKLQENTRKLQGVEQRTTEMQNKAKSFLSMAKQVLRNVEQNKRS, encoded by the exons ATGAATTACACCATACCCCTCTCAGCTTCTTTTG GGAATTCAACTGAAGCATTTGATGATACTGTTGTGACACACATATTGCCTCAACCAGCGGCCGAAAGTAAAAG AGTTCTCATAATCTTTAGAAATGGGCAAATAATATTATGGGATATTCAAGAAAGCAGATGCATTTTCAGAACTGGTGGAAATGTGTCACAGCCACTACACAATAATGAAACAAAGAAAGTGTCTTGTGCATGTTGGGTGTGTCCTTTTGGAAGCAAAGTGGTTGTAGGGTACAGCAATGGAGAACTCTTCATTTGGAGCATCCCTTCTCTAACCACAGGAAATGGCTCAGCTTCTGATTGTAGCAGCAAAAACACTCCTATGTTCAAATTTAACTTGGGATATAAATCAGATAAAACTTGTATAGAATCCATAAAATGGATATATGCTGAAGGAAAGGCTAGTAGATTATATGTCATGGGAGCTTCTAACTCAATGCAG GTAGTATTGTTGAATGATCATACCGAAACTCGCACAATTAAGTTAGGACTTTATTTGTCTGAATGTTGTGTTGACATGGAGATCATATCAACCTCAAATGAACAAAGCAAGAATAAACAAAATTCTTTGATTTTGCTTGGGAAATCAGGCCATGTATATCTGTATGATGATAGTTTGATTGAAAGGTATCTATTGCATAATCAAACTAAGTCCACTCCTTCACTGCCAAAGGAAGTTATGGTGAGGTTACCACTGGCTGATTCAAGCATCACCACAGCAAAATTCATCTCCAACACTTCCAATGTGTTTTATTCTCAAGATGAG TATTATAGACAGATTCTGAAAAACTATCCCCGGCTTATTCCCATGGAAACAAATCAGAAAGATGGGATTAACCTGAGTTCTGCCAACTTCTCtggattttcaaacattaaaaacttGTACATAACTGGACACCATAATGGAGCCATAACTTTTTGGGATGCATCATGTCCCTTTTTCATCCCAGTTTTTCAATTAAAGCAGCAG AGTGAACATGATTATTCTTTAAGTGGTGTGCCCTTGACAGAATTATATTTTGACATCAACTCTCTTCTCCTTGTTTCTGGTGATCATAGTGGAATG GTTCGAATATTCAGATTCAAACCCAAACCGTACACCTCCAACAGCTTCATGTCGCTTACAG GAGGTACAAAGAAAGGGGTTGATCATGTAATTCAAAGTGTGAAACTTGTAAAGACTATTGGTTCTGTAATTTGTATGAATATAGATCATAGCTCAAAGCTTCTTGCTGTTGGTTCTGATCAAGGAAAT GTTTCAGTTATTGACATAGATGGTCCATCTCTGTTATATCAGAAACATGCTTTAAGTGAAATTTCTACTGGTATCATCTCTCTGCAGTTCATAACCTGTAGTTTATACGGTTTTGAGAAAAACATCCTAGCAGTTGGAACAAAGGACTCATCTGTTTTGGCACTGGATAGTGAAACTGGAAATGCACTGAGTATTGGAACTGTTCATCCTAAGAAGCCATCTAAAGCTCTATTTATGCAGGTGTTAG ATGGAAAATGTGAACCAATTACAGAAAAAGATAACTTAGACTTGAGAGAAGGGAATCATATTGTGGATGCAACAACAAAGAACTTGTACATTTTGATGTGTTCTGAGAAGGCTTTATATGTCTTTTCATTTGAGCATGCTCTACAG GGAATCAAAAAGGTGCTTTACAAAAAGAAGTTCTATCCTTCTTCCTGTTGCTGGGCGTCGACATTTTACAGCACCTCTGATATTGGTCTCATACTACTTTTCACCACTGGAAAAGTAGAATTAAG GTCTTTGCCAGAATTATCTTCGATCGTGAAGACTTCAATCAGAGGTTTCACTCATTCACCTCCGAAATCGAAGTCATTTTCTGACAGCCAGATATGTTGTTCATCCAGAGGAGACCTTGTTTTG GTGAATGGTGACCAAGAAATTTCTGTTGTTTCGTTGTTGGTCCAGAGGAATATTTTTAG GCTTTTGGACTCTGTTGGCTGCATCTACAACAAGGAAAGGATGCTATCACAAGAAGAGTTGGTTCCTAACCCTGTCATACctaaggaaaagaagaag GGCATATTCAACACTGTAATCAAAGATTTTGCTGGAAGTAAAGAAAAGCATATGCCCTTCAAGGAAAAAGAAGATCCTAAAGGAAGTATCCAGGAACTCTCTGCAATATTTTCACATGCAAATTTTTCACTGGATGCCAACAATACTGTGGACGAAAATCAGCTAGAATTAAGCATAG ATGACATAGATCTGGAAGATCATAGAGAAATACGCAAAGAACAAAGCTTATTAGGAGCTCTTAATAAGATGAAATTGGCTGGCAAATATCAGGCTTTGAAAG GAAGAGTGAGAGAGATGAAGGGAAACAACCAGAGAGTACCAGAGAAGGAAGAGCAACAAGATGAGAAAGCTGGTGCAgtcaatcaaattaaaaagaaatatggATTTTCTTCTTCGTCCAAT GTAACATGTGTCACTAAATCGGCAGAAAGCAAGCTGCAGGAAAACACAAGGAAATTGCAG GGTGTTGAGCAACGTACTACAGAGATGCAAAACAAagcaaaatcatttttatcaatGGCAAAGCAAGTGCTGCGAAATGTTgaacagaataaaagaagttGA
- the LOC140919022 gene encoding uncharacterized protein, translating into MFVKKFVEKASTKNKGGGNSSNGLKASDVDPRLVFHDGVPSCGIKFASDNIQKILALSTNDGRIKLFGKDNAQVLLESKKAVPSKFLQFIQNQGILINVTSNNHIEVWDIDKKKLSDLYIVKEEITSFAILQHSLYM; encoded by the exons ATGTTCGTCAAGAAATTCGTGGAGAAAGCTTCTACAAAAAATAAG GGTGGTGGAAATTCATCAAATGGATTAAAAGCTAGTGATGTAGATCCACGTTTGGTATTTCATGATGGGGTACCATCTTGTGGTATCAAGTTTGCAAGTGACAATATTCAGAAGATATTGGCTCTTTCTACCAA tGATGGGAGGATTAAATTATTTGGTAAAGATAATGCTCAAGTCCTACTTGAATCTAAAAAGGCAGTGCCTAGCAAGTTTTTACAG TTCATCCAAAATCAAGGCATCCTTATAAATGTAACTTCAAATAATCATATTGAG GTTTGGGACATAGACAAGAAAAAGTTGTCTGACTTATACATTGTTAAAGAAGAAATCACTTCTTTTGCAATCCTTCAGCACAGCCTCTATATGTAA
- the LOC101497818 gene encoding high mobility group B protein 2-like: MTWHQNFTIPRKPGLQFFSFSTFLGALIIPRAHNQKTHPFLQQYQTLSKNPHTSLSPFLSPTAMPKASTVAKPADSRLKRKGAGTGTKQSKKASKDPNRPKRPPSAFFVFMSEFRETFKKENPNNKSVAVVGKAGGKEWKSLSTADKAPYVERAEKLKEEYEKTLRAYNIGLAEGKTPSEEEGSDKSKSEVNDDDEDDDEDDE, translated from the exons ATGACGTGGCATCAAAATTTCACCATCCCGCGCAAACCCggacttcaatttttttccttttcaacaTTTTTGGGTGCCCTTATTATCCCTCGCGCTCACAACCAAAAAACGCATCCATTTCTTCAACAATACCAAACACTCTCCAAAAACCCTCACACCTCTCTCTCGCCGTTTCTCTCCCCAACCGCCATGCCTAAGGCTAGCACCGTCGCCAAACCCGCCGATAGCCG GTTGAAGCGAAAGGGCGCTGGAACCGGTACAAAGCAGTCGAAGAAGGCTTCCAAGGATCCTAACAGACCGAAGAGGCCTCCAAGTGCTTTCTTCGTTTTCAT GTCTGAATTCAGAGAGACTTTTAAGAAGGAGAATCCTAACAACAAATCCGTTGCTGTG GTTGGCAAAGCTGGTGGCAAAGAATGGAAATCGTTGTCAACTGCT GATAAGGCTCCTTACGTTGAGAGGGCAGAAAAGTTGAAAGAGGAGTATGAGAAGACTCTTCGTGCTTACAATATTGGATTG GCTGAGGGGAAAACTCCTTCAGAGGAAGAAGGATCCGACAAGTCAAAGTCTGAAGTCAACGATGACGATGAAGATGAT GATGAAGATGACGAGTAA
- the LOC101498470 gene encoding uncharacterized protein codes for MAGIGKCFLVTGPPGVGKTTLIMKLFETIKASNSTLKVQGFYTREVRVASERVGFEVVTLDGRTCPLASSNFSSQESHRWPNVGKYKVDVASFESLALPELQVREDTDLFVIDEVGKMELYSSSFFPAVLKVLDSNIPILASIPVPKFGRDIPEVARLRNHAGATCFTLSVGNRDAVREQIRSHLEDLLIKH; via the exons ATGGCTGGTATAGGAAAATGCTTCCTAGTGACAGGTCCTCCA GGTGTGGGAAAAACCACTCTTATTATGAAACTGTTCGAGACCATCAAAGCCTCCAATTCAACCCTCAAGGTTCAAGGTTTCTACACTC GTGAAGTTAGAGTTGCAAGTGAGAGGGTTGGTTTTGAAGTTGTTACTCTTGATGGTCGCACATGCCCACTTGCCTCATCCAACTTTTCAAG CCAAGAGTCTCACAGATGGCCTAATGTTGGGAAGTATAAAGTTGATGTAGCATCTTTTGAGTCACTAGCACTGCCTGAGTTGCAG GTTAGAGAAGACACCGATCTTTTCGTCATTGATGAAGTTGGGAAGATGGAGTTATACAGTTCCTCATTCTTCCCTGCAGTTCTAAAAGTTTTGGACTCAAATATCCCAATTTTGGCTTCCATTCCAGTTCCAAAATTTGGCAGAGATATACCGGAAG TTGCAAGATTGAGGAATCATGCAGGAGCAACTTGTTTTACATTGAGTGTTGGTAACAGAGATGCTGTTAGAGAACAGATACGCTCGCatttggaagatctgttgataAAGCACTAG